GTGGGAACTTGAGTGGCGTAACAATCCTCCTTTAACAACAGCGAATGGTTGTCATATTGAATTCCACGAGTATCCAGAAATTTGGCCAGTTTCGTGCCACACAGACAGCTCCAAGGATTATTAGCGACGTGCACGGTCGACAAATATCGTAAACGATGAATCATGTATTCGATACCGATGCAGTTCATGACATTTTCGGATACATTGAGGCTCGTAAGGTATGGTAAATTGTTGAAGGCATCATTCGTGATTCTGTAAATGTTATTGTGGGATAGATCCAAGTGTCTCAGATTGGACACACCTTGGAGCATGTCCGAGTCAATAGTGTCGAGCTGATTATTATGAAGGGACAAGCGGACGAGGTTATATAAATCGGAAAAGGCACCAGGATCGATCCTCTTGATACCGCAATCACGGAGTTCGAGTTCCGATAGATAACcgtcgaaacgcgcgaaagTGCCACGAGGAATCTTCTCAATGTTTGACAATATAACGCGTATCGTACGCGTTGTAGGGGGTATTACATTTAATTCCTCTATCGAAGTGATGGCTCGACAAATGTAAGTCGATTTAGACTGTTCGTCGGAGTAGCAGGTACCCGTATAAACAGGTGGCTGTGACGTTGTAACGTGAGCTTCTGTTGGAGGAATCGATGGAATTGGTCTAACGATCGTGAGATTCGATTGCTTGATACTGTCTTCGAAGGAGGTCCAATGGACTTTGCCCGTTGTAATTGAAGTAGTTTCGATTGTCGTCTGTGTACGAAATAAGTAGcaataagaatattttaattaaaaataaaacggtaCCGAAAGTGAGAAGAGAACGTACCTGTTGGTGTTCTCTGAAAGGTGGAATCTCATTTTCATTCTCGTAACATTGGCCGGTGTTGATCTCGAATCCAATATTTTTTTGTgtcaaaaaattttgcagattcctACGACAGCTGCAGAGCCATGGGTTACCGATTGCGTCCAATCtctccaatttttttaattcggcCAACTCCTCGATGGCGATGCAACGCAATCGATTGTCGCGAATATCGAGATGTCGTAGCTTACTGCCTAAATGCCATAACGCTGTTCGTTCGATCAGTTCGATATCGTTACGTTGCAGGATCAATTGTTGAAGATTAATGAGATCTCGGAACCAATCAGCGCCCACTATCGGAAATCGATTACCAACCATCGAGAGGCGCTCTAGTCGATGCAAGCCGGCGAAAGCATCTCTTTCGATCGCATTGATACGACAATTGTTTAAATCTAAACTTCGTAAACTGTTTCCGAAACGGAAGAATCCGTATCTTGGGAGCGTGTCGATCGTTAAACCGGAAATCTCGATCCATGTTGTTTTGTCCGGAAGTCTGTCCAAGGATCTGAACACGTTCGTCGAAAATTCGTTGGCGCCGATCGTTGTGCGTTCCTAAACACATAATTTCAGCCATTACAATCGAGGTATGTTGAAAGATGTGTATCTACAGTTACCTGCGTGGTAAAAGAGGGCGGAAGTCTCGGGAATCCAATTGGGGTCATGCACTGATATTTCCTGCATAGGTGTATCTTTGTCGAGCATTGCACTTCCTGGATGATAGATCGATCTCGAAAGTACTTGTCCAATCTTTGCCGACATTCGCAGAGCCAAGGATTGCCGTCGATTCGCACAGCTCTAAGCGTACGTAGATACGAGAGTTCCTCGATCGGTAAGCAATCCAGATCATTATCGCGTAGGCCCAGTGTTTCGAGTTTGGTAACTGCGCGAAAGACATCGGGCTCGATGTGCACCAGACCGCATCTGAAAACGTATATAATTTCAACGTTTTACAATTTATCGTGTAGGGTGTACAATTTATCGTAATGATTTTAAATATCCCTGTTATCGATGAACGGTACAAGAATATGTTCGAAGAACAGGAGAGAAGGTTGAAATACGAACCAGATCTTTACTTATCCGTTAACTACTACAAAACATTGGGAAATGAAGGAAATGGAACAATTAGTGTCCTCTGTTGTCACTAATCAGAAACGGTGCAATTTGTACGTGTTTTTTCAGCTAAAACTAAAAGTGCTTTGCTTGTTTTTACTCGTCTAAAAAACTTTTAAGGTGTgatatgttaatttttttctcATAATAATTGACAAatgtaatacaaaatattatatttaactaATTGGAAATATCACTCCCATGTCGAGATTTTTCAGCTATGTTTTGACGTATTTCATAATAtcttaaacaaagaaaaaaatatatatacaggtattaactttttattttttcttataattttgaaagttacacgtaaatattacaaatataaaaaaatataaaatctatAAAATTACGCTTTATCTTTTCAGGTTTGGTCCGTATTGCTACTTCGTTTTCTAGAATCATGTTTTCGACGAAGTTTCGCAAAAATAGTATACCTTCGAAATGGTCGAATTTTCACGTTAGAAAGTTATCGATGTTATCTCGGATCCACGAAGTATCATTTCCGTTTCgatatcgatacaatttttacgcTTGTAGTGTTTATTTcacacacaaaaaaaaagaaatggtccGTATTCTAACCATTTGcactaataatttatttattttacattggATCTTCGAATGACCCTGAATACGAGAAATTGGTGtcgattgattttttaattCTAAACCGACGCGTCGATATACGCGCATAGCTTATTTTGATCGCGATCGGTTTTCATTGCACGTCGATACGCTTTGAAGACGAGATGAAAAATCCAAGGTGACCCGCGTTAAATGATACACTATGTACACGAGCCGATTATCATTTTTATGTAACCTGtgaattttctttgaaattatcGAGACCGGTAGCGTgtcacaaagaaagaaacgacgcgtTTCCGCGTCTTTAATGCAAATCACGGTCTACGATGTTTTTCTCGGATATCTTTGTAGATCGCGGCCACCTTGACGTCATGTCTTTTTCATTGATCTCGTTCATTGACAATTGGGTCGTCGACAGTTTTGTTTCACGTAATCGGTTCCTTTGCATTACCTAGCGACGAGCTCAAAACCAGGGATCGAAAAGAATTATTATATtggtttcaatttttgaaacagTCATGAAAACCGAAAAAATGTTACAGCTGTTACAAATATATCAGTTCTGATTCATACCGATTTCGGTTACGATTCTTCGGTTAACGATATTATATGGGTCCTATATTGATTCTAGTACTGTTATTTTTCGGTTGTGTATCGATTACGGGTTGGTTCTATACAATATCGATACATATATTCCTATAAGAAACAGACGATTCTATTTAACAACAATGGTGTCGCGTCATTAACGATATATCAATTATGagattaaattacaataaaatcaTGAATAATTTAAACGTGCACAAATAGTCCGTAAGAgtagattttttaaaataaattgtctTAGAATATTTAACACGTTAGTTGAAACTTTTTATACgtattaaaattcttaaaaattcaATACAAATCAAGAACCGTAACTATCAATATTAGGTAGAATCGAATCATATTAGATACAGAATCGAAAAATAACTGTTATAGAAACTATATAATATCCGTAACTGGAACCATCCGTATATTATCCGTGATCCATAACAATTGTATCGTTTTTTGGTTCTCGTAATTGTTTCGATCAGAActgatacgtaatatttaaaatggTGATTTTAATATTATACTATACTATTTTATACTATACAGAATCGTTTCAACGCCTGTTCGAAACTGGTACCCAACGGAGGTGCGGATCACTCACCTATCTAGGATCAGCTTTCTCAAGTTGGTCAAATGGCGGAACCACGCGGTCCTGGCCACGTGGATCGTGGTCCCGTGAAATATCAACCATTCTAGCCGATCCAGCCCGGCGAACGCGTTCGGATCGATGAAGTTTACATGACAGTTGTAAAAGGACAACCTCCTCAGGTTCTTGAATCGCGAGAACGCGTTGTCCGGTATGCTGTGGAACCTCGACACCGTGAACTCTATCCACTCTGCCTCGCCGGATATCTCGTCGAGGTCGTTCAGGTCGCCATGTGTACAGGCGtaggcgatcgatcgttcgtcatCCACGATCGATGCTACGCTGCATTTGCCGTGTACCCGGCCAATTAGGGCGACCAACGCCCAGAGTAGAATCAGATGCATCACCTTTTTCTAATTCTAGGCTTGTCGCGTTACCCGGACACGTCTATTAAACGTAGCTTCGTCTCTCTGCGAAGAATATCGTTATTCAGACTTTATTTTGCGCATAATTTTCGTCTTCAAAGTTACAGGGAGCCGAGAATCACCGTATCTCGTTGGAAAACATTCAGACACCTAGATACCTAGATACTTGGGACGTATAAATATCTATGTACCCGGACACTCGGACACCGGATATGCCTAGGTACTCAGGATATCTAGATACTTGGTTACTTGGGACACTTAAGTACCTAGATACTCGAACACTTGTACACCGGATATATCTAGGTACTTGGAACGCCTAGATACTCGGACACCCAGATACCTCGATACTCGGACACTTAAGCACCGTATATGCTTAAGTACTCAGAACACCTAGATACCTCGATACTCGGACACTTGGATATCTAAATACTTAGGTGCTTAGGTTACCTAGATACTTCGATACTCGCACACTCGGACACTCGGACACCAGATACACCCAACCACACACGTACCTAAATATCTGGATATTTGAATGTTCAGACACTGCAATATTAAAGACGTTCGCATCTCTAAGTATATATATTCTCAGAACCCTGAACTAGTAAATAATTGGCCACTTCGAGGTCTCCCTGTGCGCAATCACCGGTTCTAGCCGAGTTGGGGTGACCTTACGGAAGGTTCTCACAATTTTAACGTTTCTTCTAGTATAATTGTTACATTATATTCATAGACGTTGTGAATCATTCCGTTGGTTACGTTTCAAGAAGCAGCAGCGCGTGTTACAGAGCACCGAGCGTTAAAAGTGTGTGTTTACCTCGCACCACCGGAAACGCTACTTGCGTCCACTGGTCATGGTCACGTTGGAACGAAGCCGGCCGTAATACTCTCGTTACGACGATTTTCCTCCGCCCGTGGAGAGACACTCGTCACCGATGCTCCGCTCTCAATAGCTAACGAGCACTTGAGAGACGACGTTCCGTCCACCAGAGCGCACAATGTCCTGAAACTGTTCCTCGAACAGGTCACCTGGTTCCCTCCCCCCTTGTCATCCTCGTGATCGTCCAGTGGAAGCTTCCGAGATTGGTCCGGAAGCAAAGAGGAACTGCAAGGGACGATAAAGGAAAATCTGGTACGGGTTACGATCTCGAAGTAGAACCGGTGACGGTGAACGGTGACGGTGGTGGTGATTGTGGTGGAGCATCGATCTTCTCGATCAAGGTTTCACACATGTGTCGGGTATTCGGGTGCAGATCGTCGTTCGGAGAGCGTCACTAATATTATCAAATTGCTCGTAGGTGAATGCAGGGACCGGCTACGTGGATACGTCGGGAAACGTCTATTCCTCAACGATCCTGGACACCCGGCCGTCTGTCTCGCATCGgtggatcgaaacgaaacggcaCGACTGAGCTGGCGATTCGCGCGCTTCCTCGTTATATAAACTTCTAAGGCCAAGGTCGCCCTTGTCCCCCGCGCTGTTAGTAGGTACACACCACGCCGATCCCCCGATTCGCCGCGACCTATCTTTAGCGCGCGTCGCTCTA
This window of the Ptiloglossa arizonensis isolate GNS036 chromosome 5, iyPtiAriz1_principal, whole genome shotgun sequence genome carries:
- the LOC143146526 gene encoding uncharacterized protein LOC143146526 produces the protein MHLILLWALVALIGRVHGKCSVASIVDDERSIAYACTHGDLNDLDEISGEAEWIEFTVSRFHSIPDNAFSRFKNLRRLSFYNCHVNFIDPNAFAGLDRLEWLIFHGTTIHVARTAWFRHLTNLRKLILDRCGLVHIEPDVFRAVTKLETLGLRDNDLDCLPIEELSYLRTLRAVRIDGNPWLCECRQRLDKYFRDRSIIQEVQCSTKIHLCRKYQCMTPIGFPRLPPSFTTQERTTIGANEFSTNVFRSLDRLPDKTTWIEISGLTIDTLPRYGFFRFGNSLRSLDLNNCRINAIERDAFAGLHRLERLSMVGNRFPIVGADWFRDLINLQQLILQRNDIELIERTALWHLGSKLRHLDIRDNRLRCIAIEELAELKKLERLDAIGNPWLCSCRRNLQNFLTQKNIGFEINTGQCYENENEIPPFREHQQTTIETTSITTGKVHWTSFEDSIKQSNLTIVRPIPSIPPTEAHVTTSQPPVYTGTCYSDEQSKSTYICRAITSIEELNVIPPTTRTIRVILSNIEKIPRGTFARFDGYLSELELRDCGIKRIDPGAFSDLYNLVRLSLHNNQLDTIDSDMLQGVSNLRHLDLSHNNIYRITNDAFNNLPYLTSLNVSENVMNCIGIEYMIHRLRYLSTVHVANNPWSCLCGTKLAKFLDTRGIQYDNHSLLLKEDCYATQVPTMTTVSPVTTTSVPTWNEIVEGTCTIHNDIAGIRYRCTGGNLLLLQSIPSEVTAIEFYEGHLPRLPAKCFSKFTNLRELVIRNSGLTTVEPNAFDGLNKLENLTIQDNPLERIESSWLILENLERLDLRGNSINYIAPGAFRRLDRLTYLNLEGNDLKCIFTSDLNEMPNVYIIEFSGNPLKWRCRVELEQFLESRKIRFVRIENSCEGKKLVRSLLLQNKTDGSFDCPSECSAASDFHQSFFIFVFALPLLITFVY